In Pseudoxanthobacter soli DSM 19599, the following are encoded in one genomic region:
- a CDS encoding HAD-IA family hydrolase, with protein MQLTQFKVMTFDVVGTLIDFESGVLNAVRTLGGEKAAKASDDEIFEPYKRGRDKFYGRSSFAMKDVYLSLADELGFKNDEATAEAFQLAVLRWPAFADSVEALARLRKNFRLVAMTNADRTAFSAYSDTLGNPFHDSVTCDEAGCAKPNPQFFAFNKGRQSAFGFKQSEILHVAQSQHHDIGVARELGYTTCWIERRQGQNGFGGTPVPKVVTKPDFHFSTLKQLADAVDAELAAGVKTAA; from the coding sequence CCAATTCAAGGTCATGACCTTCGACGTGGTCGGCACTTTGATCGATTTCGAAAGCGGGGTCCTCAACGCCGTGCGTACCCTCGGCGGTGAGAAGGCCGCGAAGGCCAGCGACGACGAGATCTTCGAGCCCTACAAGCGCGGCCGCGACAAGTTCTACGGCCGCTCCTCCTTCGCCATGAAGGACGTCTACCTGTCGCTCGCCGACGAACTCGGCTTCAAGAACGACGAGGCCACCGCCGAGGCGTTCCAGCTCGCGGTGCTGCGCTGGCCCGCCTTCGCCGATTCCGTCGAGGCGCTGGCCCGGCTGCGCAAGAATTTCCGCCTCGTGGCGATGACCAATGCCGACCGCACCGCGTTCTCGGCCTATTCGGACACGCTCGGCAACCCGTTCCACGACAGCGTCACCTGCGACGAGGCCGGCTGCGCCAAGCCCAATCCGCAGTTCTTCGCCTTCAACAAGGGCCGCCAGTCCGCCTTCGGCTTCAAGCAGTCTGAAATCCTGCATGTCGCCCAGAGCCAGCATCACGATATCGGCGTGGCGCGCGAGCTCGGCTACACGACCTGCTGGATCGAGCGTCGCCAGGGCCAGAACGGCTTCGGCGGCACCCCGGTGCCGAAGGTCGTGACGAAGCCGGACTTCCACTTCTCCACGCTGAAGCAGCTCGCGGACGCCGTGGACGCGGAACTCGCCGCCGGCGTGAAGACGGCGGCCTGA